Proteins from a genomic interval of Flammeovirgaceae bacterium SG7u.111:
- a CDS encoding energy transducer TonB: MKKNQKASLAFKCPIQLNSLVKKEGGYFCTNCSKPIEDFRTKDGNETQELIGNSLQPICGIFKRTQLSDSFLKYALATMLATSPIAFPAFGQEAEIDSIIELELTNTVSCYDEAIIVNGIEKIAEPIGGFEKFLEALSEEINYPDGLKKGGKVYISVVVDTTGKTTQIKVIRGFNEIADKEALRALKALNYPFTPVTQRGITVKSNIIFPVHFKVEKTDEE, from the coding sequence ATGAAAAAGAACCAAAAAGCCAGCTTAGCATTCAAATGCCCCATCCAACTGAATTCACTTGTTAAAAAAGAAGGGGGCTACTTTTGTACTAATTGTTCTAAGCCTATAGAAGATTTCAGAACAAAGGATGGAAATGAAACTCAAGAGCTAATCGGTAATTCACTGCAGCCTATTTGTGGAATTTTCAAGCGCACTCAATTGAGCGATTCCTTCTTGAAATATGCGCTCGCTACTATGCTGGCAACTTCGCCAATAGCTTTTCCAGCCTTTGGGCAAGAAGCTGAAATAGACTCGATAATCGAGTTAGAGTTAACCAATACAGTATCATGTTATGACGAAGCTATTATAGTAAATGGTATTGAAAAAATTGCTGAGCCTATTGGAGGGTTCGAAAAGTTTCTTGAAGCTTTATCAGAAGAAATAAACTACCCTGATGGGCTCAAAAAGGGAGGAAAAGTCTATATTTCCGTAGTAGTAGATACAACGGGAAAGACAACTCAAATCAAGGTAATAAGAGGCTTTAATGAGATAGCTGACAAAGAGGCGTTGAGGGCTTTAAAAGCATTAAACTATCCCTTTACTCCTGTTACCCAAAGGGGAATTACTGTTAAATCAAACATTATTTTTCCGGTACATTTTAAGGTTGAAAAAACAGATGAAGAGTAA
- a CDS encoding RagB/SusD family nutrient uptake outer membrane protein, with protein sequence MKFIYKNRITHFLALTILLVFTQCTDLEEQVLDEVLGGESLTAESTLAAAYDRLGDKLFVDNGGMIAMQEYSTDEALLPTRGSDWGDGGKWRAMHEFTWTPNTPAIVDNWNRLTNGITRSLTAVAAISENDDAQKTLFLAEAKGLLAFYVYLTLDLYNQAPYRDPLDNSAALEAKQAAATIDELINDVESIIPDLASLGQQSTHTGRFTKEAAYALLADMYLNRAVFKDRFNPSSSFDFNETSLDGSKTDMDKVIEYTSMLIDNGSFSLASNYFSNFNIDNSGAPEHIFAVVQMIDNIRNGDNDLGYVNQARNQRPSPGNRGTNASCTTPDFFASWDGNHEDPRFSRKYQYADGTWFMNDGTTGSVPADDKVPGTDLPWFHFNRGLLYGQQYGPVLDGEGGFIMTDEGRIKVSLLYMEKSSDTPMDFTPELDFDNPSESVFKQNQINRGVRIFKYEFDPENGNGASKFDIPIYRLGGIYTMRAEAYFRKGETGKAMADINMLRTSRTREGLYGNVSGTAIASLDEETLYKEIGYELYWEMHRRPQMIRFGTFDKAYTAKPATDPFRRAFPIPQETIDVSDAFTQNSGYVN encoded by the coding sequence ATGAAATTCATATATAAAAATAGAATAACCCACTTTTTGGCTTTGACCATTCTACTTGTCTTTACGCAATGTACCGACCTTGAAGAACAAGTACTCGACGAAGTGCTCGGCGGGGAATCGCTTACCGCTGAAAGTACGCTCGCTGCGGCATACGACCGACTAGGAGACAAGTTGTTCGTTGACAATGGAGGAATGATTGCCATGCAAGAATACAGCACCGATGAAGCCCTTTTACCTACACGAGGAAGTGACTGGGGCGATGGTGGAAAATGGCGCGCGATGCATGAGTTTACTTGGACCCCAAACACTCCTGCCATAGTAGATAATTGGAATAGGCTCACCAATGGAATCACTCGCTCACTCACAGCTGTTGCTGCAATCAGCGAAAATGACGATGCACAAAAAACCTTGTTTCTTGCTGAAGCAAAAGGCTTGCTCGCATTTTATGTTTACCTCACGCTCGACCTTTACAATCAAGCACCTTACCGCGATCCTTTGGACAACAGTGCTGCTTTGGAAGCAAAACAAGCAGCAGCAACCATCGACGAATTGATTAACGATGTAGAATCTATCATTCCAGATTTGGCGTCATTAGGCCAACAGTCTACCCATACGGGAAGGTTCACCAAAGAAGCTGCTTACGCCCTTCTTGCTGATATGTACTTGAACCGTGCGGTGTTTAAAGACAGGTTTAACCCTTCTTCCAGCTTCGACTTCAACGAAACATCTTTGGACGGGAGCAAAACCGATATGGATAAAGTGATCGAGTACACTTCTATGCTGATTGACAATGGTTCTTTCAGTTTGGCAAGCAATTATTTCAGCAACTTCAACATTGATAATTCAGGCGCACCAGAGCACATTTTTGCGGTAGTACAAATGATAGATAACATCCGAAATGGCGATAACGATTTGGGGTATGTAAACCAAGCTCGTAACCAGCGCCCATCTCCTGGGAACAGGGGAACAAATGCTTCTTGCACCACTCCCGATTTCTTCGCATCTTGGGATGGAAACCACGAAGACCCACGTTTCAGCAGGAAATACCAATATGCCGATGGCACTTGGTTCATGAATGATGGAACTACTGGAAGCGTTCCGGCAGATGATAAAGTCCCTGGAACTGACTTGCCTTGGTTCCATTTTAACCGCGGATTGTTGTACGGCCAGCAATACGGCCCTGTATTGGATGGAGAAGGCGGCTTTATCATGACCGATGAAGGAAGAATCAAAGTTTCCCTATTGTATATGGAAAAAAGCTCCGATACTCCGATGGATTTCACTCCTGAACTAGATTTTGACAATCCATCTGAATCCGTTTTCAAGCAAAACCAGATCAACAGAGGTGTACGTATTTTCAAGTACGAGTTTGATCCGGAAAATGGCAATGGAGCGAGTAAATTTGATATTCCAATCTACCGATTGGGAGGAATTTACACCATGCGTGCAGAAGCTTACTTCCGCAAAGGAGAAACTGGAAAAGCAATGGCTGACATCAATATGTTGCGTACTAGCCGTACCCGTGAAGGCCTTTATGGCAATGTTTCTGGTACTGCTATCGCTTCGTTGGACGAAGAAACCTTGTACAAGGAAATTGGCTACGAGCTTTATTGGGAGATGCACCGCCGCCCACAAATGATCCGTTTCGGAACGTTTGACAAAGCCTATACTGCCAAGCCTGCCACCGATCCTTTCCGTCGCGCATTCCCTATCCCACAAGAAACCATTGATGTAAGTGACGCATTTACCCAGAACTCAGGGTACGTAAACTAA